AAACGAAACGTTTCGTTTTTATGTAAAGGATGGAGGAAATTATGAAAAAAATAATGATTTTTCTGATGGTGCTTACTTTTATTGTACCTTTCGCTTTGATGGCTACCGGTTCACAGGAGAGTGGGGACACAACTATTGAACTGAATTTTATTGAGATGCTGACATCTCCCACAAGAACTGAGTTTTTAAACACAGTAATTGAAGAGTACGAGGCTGCAAATCCCGGTATTATAATTAATCTTATATCACCTCCCTATGAGCAGGCAGAGAATAAAATGACTATGATGCTCAATGCAAAACAGCCACTGGATATTATAGAGTCCAGAGATGCTACCATTAAACAGTTTGTAAATAACAAACAGGTTGCGAGCATGGAACCTTTTATCGAGAACTGGGCTGCTAAAGATGACTTCATGCCTATTTCATGGAAAGCAGCACGGACAATTGATGATACAGCCTACATACTTCCTCAGCTGTTTTTTGTAAAAGGTATGTTTGTAAGAACAGATATTCTTAAAGAACATAATCTGGAAATTCCAAAAACAGTAGAAGATCTATATCAGGCTTCTCTTGCAGTAACAGATCCTGACAATAACAGATTCGGATATGTTATCCGTGGTAAACACAATGCCTGGAAAGTTTCTCAGGATGCACTGTCTCTTGCCAATGTTGGAAACGTAGATCCTGAAAACTTCTATAAAACAACTGATGGACAATTTATCTATGATACTGAAGAAGCTAAAGCCGGACTGCAGAGATATGTTGATATGTATCAGAAAGCTGTACCCAGTGATGGAATCAACTGGGGATTCGCCGAGCAGATCAATGCATTTGTCTCCGGTGTCGGTACCTTCCTTATTCAGGACCCTGATGCAATTGCAATGATTGATGAGCA
The nucleotide sequence above comes from Oceanispirochaeta sp. M1. Encoded proteins:
- a CDS encoding sugar ABC transporter substrate-binding protein is translated as MKKIMIFLMVLTFIVPFALMATGSQESGDTTIELNFIEMLTSPTRTEFLNTVIEEYEAANPGIIINLISPPYEQAENKMTMMLNAKQPLDIIESRDATIKQFVNNKQVASMEPFIENWAAKDDFMPISWKAARTIDDTAYILPQLFFVKGMFVRTDILKEHNLEIPKTVEDLYQASLAVTDPDNNRFGYVIRGKHNAWKVSQDALSLANVGNVDPENFYKTTDGQFIYDTEEAKAGLQRYVDMYQKAVPSDGINWGFAEQINAFVSGVGTFLIQDPDAIAMIDEQLGRDKYTVVPVPVGEKTGKAYQDFAFNGLSIVSYSENKQEAWDFITDLISPETNAEFCKTYGALPVYNSSFHDDPFFSTGVFDAWNTMFNNPEVYNLISYPIESDKFAAWGPFQEQYMQRLMLGEATVDETVAVWSEYWNK